In the genome of Henningerozyma blattae CBS 6284 chromosome 5, complete genome, one region contains:
- the RPF2 gene encoding rRNA-binding ribosome biosynthesis protein RPF2 (similar to Saccharomyces cerevisiae RPF2 (YKR081C); ancestral locus Anc_5.674), translated as MIRTVKPKNNRAKRALEKKEPKLVENVKKALFVPGQTSNKALHDVMVDLSALKKPDIKRFERKNNIRPFEDASQLEFFSEKNDTSLLVLATNSKKRKNNLTFVRTFGSKIYDMVELMIADNYKLFEDFKKQTINVGLKPMFAFQGAPFDNHPVYKQIKSYFLDFFRGEVTTLQDVAGLQHVISLTIAGDFQDGETLPNVLFRVYKLKTYRSDQGGSKLPRVELEEIGPRLDFKIGRIHTPTPDMVKEAHKRAKQLETKTVKNVERDLMGDKIGRIHMGKQDLGNLQTRKMKGLKSRFDQLASSEEGDDTYGEDFVTADDIQDRADDEPASKKPKY; from the exons ATGATTAGAACAGT CAAgccaaaaaataatagagcCAAAAGGGCTCTTGAGAAGAAAGAACCTAAATTAGTTGAAAATGTGAAAAAGGCCTTGTTTGTTCCAGGTCAAACTTCCAATAAGGCTTTACATGATGTCATGGTTGACTTAAGCGCTTTGAAAAAGCCAGACATCAAGAGGTTTGAAcgtaaaaataatattagacCATTTGAAGATGCCTCTCAGTTAGAATTTtttagtgaaaaaaatgatactTCTTTACTGGTGTTAGCAACCAACTCTAAAAAGcggaaaaataatttgacaTTCGTCAGAACTTTTGGAagtaaaatatatgatatGGTAGAATTAATGATCGctgataattataaattatttgaagattttaAGAAGCAAACCATTAATGTCGGCTTGAAGCCCATGTTTGCTTTTCAAGGTGCACCTTTTGATAATCATCCAGTTTATAAACAGATCAAATCGTATTTTCTAGACTTCTTTAGAGGTGAGGTTACTACTTTGCAAGATGTTGCAGGTTTACAGCATGTTATTTCACTGACTATTGCAGGTGATTTTCAAGATGGTGAAACTTTACCAAATGTCTTATTCAGAGtttataaattgaaaacttATCGTAGTGATCAAGGTGGTAGCAAATTACCAAGAGTggaattagaagaaattgGACCACGCTtagatttcaaaattggTAGAATACATACGCCAACTCCAGATATGGTTAAAGAAGCTCATAAGAGAGCTAAACAATTGGAAACTAAAACAGTTAAGAATGTTGAACGTGACTTAATGGGTGATAAGATTGGTAGAATTCATATGGGCAAGCAAGATTTAGGCAACTTGCAAACAAGAAAGATGAAGGGTTTGAAATCCCGTTTTGATCAGTTAGCCTCTAGTGAAGAAGGTGACGACACATATGGTGAAGACTTTGTCACTGCAGATGACATTCAAGATCGGGCTGATGACGAGCCTGCTTCAAAGAAGCCAAAATATTAA